One region of Candidatus Neomarinimicrobiota bacterium genomic DNA includes:
- the kynU gene encoding kynureninase — protein sequence MTDFRLGEAFALEMDARDPLMVYREKFHLPKSSTGKEIIYFVGNSLGLQPIGAMDYIQEEMEEWKTAGAGGHHGGKRPWGLYETTLTKKTAQLVGSKPSEVVVMNSLTVNLHLLMVSFYRPTKERYKIMVEAKAFPSDQYAVASQLSFHGYDPVDGIVQLEPRNGEAAIRSEDIMQTIEKEGKSVDLILIGGVNYYSGQFFDIKEITRAGHDQGCMVGFDLAHAAGNVPLELHNWDVDFAAWCNYKYINAGPGSVASVFVNEKHANREDLPRFAGWWGHTRETRFDMPSKFVPIPGAEGWQISNTNVFSATPLLPSLELFDEVGMTALREKSLKLTGYLEYLLNQINSEAFTVITPREPEQRGCQLSLRFGSGGDKIHKYLTEKNVMCDYREPGVIRLAPAPFYNSFSEVYRFVEILKELL from the coding sequence ATGACTGATTTTCGGTTAGGAGAAGCCTTTGCTTTGGAAATGGATGCCAGAGATCCTCTGATGGTCTACCGGGAGAAATTTCACCTTCCGAAATCTTCCACTGGTAAAGAGATTATTTATTTTGTAGGGAATTCACTAGGCCTGCAACCCATTGGCGCCATGGATTACATCCAGGAAGAGATGGAAGAGTGGAAGACAGCGGGTGCCGGTGGCCATCACGGCGGTAAACGGCCGTGGGGTCTTTACGAAACAACCTTAACCAAAAAAACGGCACAACTGGTCGGTTCAAAGCCGTCAGAAGTGGTGGTAATGAACTCTCTTACCGTCAACCTTCATCTTCTCATGGTCTCATTCTATCGTCCCACTAAAGAACGATATAAAATCATGGTAGAAGCAAAAGCTTTTCCGTCAGACCAATACGCCGTCGCCTCTCAGCTCAGTTTCCACGGTTATGATCCAGTGGACGGAATTGTTCAACTCGAACCAAGAAACGGTGAAGCTGCTATCCGCTCTGAGGACATTATGCAAACAATTGAAAAAGAAGGCAAATCCGTTGACCTCATTCTTATAGGTGGCGTCAACTATTACTCGGGACAATTCTTCGACATAAAGGAAATCACCCGCGCTGGCCACGATCAAGGCTGTATGGTGGGGTTTGATTTGGCTCATGCGGCCGGCAACGTTCCTCTGGAACTCCACAATTGGGATGTTGACTTTGCAGCGTGGTGTAACTACAAGTACATCAATGCCGGCCCTGGCAGCGTGGCGTCTGTGTTTGTCAATGAAAAACATGCAAATCGTGAAGACCTTCCCCGGTTTGCTGGCTGGTGGGGTCATACCAGGGAAACACGCTTCGATATGCCTTCAAAGTTTGTACCAATTCCAGGTGCCGAGGGATGGCAGATCAGTAACACCAACGTTTTCTCCGCCACACCGCTTCTCCCATCGCTGGAACTTTTCGATGAAGTGGGCATGACAGCTTTGAGGGAGAAAAGCTTGAAATTGACCGGCTATCTGGAATACCTCCTGAACCAGATCAATTCAGAAGCATTCACTGTTATAACACCGAGAGAACCCGAACAGAGAGGCTGTCAGCTTTCCCTCAGATTTGGGTCAGGCGGCGACAAAATTCATAAGTATTTAACGGAAAAAAATGTGATGTGTGATTATCGAGAGCCGGGTGTAATACGCCTTGCACCAGCTCCATTCTACAACTCTTTCAGTGAAGTTTACAGATTTGTTGAAATCCTAAAAGAGCTTCTTTAA
- a CDS encoding amidohydrolase — MLKVDIHTHILPKNIPDLAERYGYGQFIHLEHHKPGCARMMKGDTFFREVESNLWDAHVRKKECDSLSIDVQVLSTVPVMFSYWAEPNDALDLSKLLNDHIGGVVSAAPRRFTGLGTVPMQSTDLAIGELERCVKEIGLAGAQIGSHVNGKNLDDDSIFPFFEAAQDLDASIFVHPWDMLSPERMDKYWLQWLVGMPTETAIAISSMVLGGLFEKLPNLKVAFAHGGGAFSGGIGRIEAGFHARPDLVAVETDINPRNFVKKFYVDSLVHDKEMLHYLIRLMGASRIALGSDYPFPLGESKPGGLIESIPELSDEDKKWMLGKSALEWLGMTETQFLS, encoded by the coding sequence TTGCTCAAAGTCGATATTCATACTCACATACTCCCTAAGAATATCCCCGACTTGGCGGAGCGCTACGGTTATGGCCAATTCATTCACCTTGAGCACCATAAACCGGGTTGTGCCCGGATGATGAAAGGTGACACTTTCTTCCGGGAAGTAGAATCCAATCTGTGGGACGCTCATGTCCGCAAAAAAGAATGTGATTCTCTCTCCATTGATGTTCAAGTACTGTCAACTGTCCCCGTCATGTTCAGCTACTGGGCTGAACCAAATGATGCCCTTGACCTTTCCAAACTTTTGAATGATCATATCGGAGGCGTTGTGAGTGCCGCTCCTCGGCGATTCACCGGTTTGGGCACCGTTCCAATGCAGTCCACTGACCTGGCCATAGGCGAACTAGAACGGTGTGTAAAGGAAATAGGCCTCGCTGGCGCCCAGATCGGATCGCATGTGAACGGCAAGAATCTGGATGATGATTCCATCTTTCCTTTTTTCGAGGCAGCACAGGATCTGGATGCATCAATTTTCGTCCACCCCTGGGATATGCTATCGCCGGAACGAATGGACAAATACTGGCTCCAATGGTTAGTAGGTATGCCGACAGAGACCGCTATAGCCATCAGCTCCATGGTTCTAGGCGGTCTGTTTGAAAAGTTGCCTAACCTGAAGGTCGCCTTTGCTCACGGTGGAGGCGCTTTCTCCGGCGGTATTGGCCGTATCGAGGCCGGTTTCCATGCGCGCCCGGACCTTGTCGCGGTGGAAACTGATATCAATCCAAGAAATTTCGTTAAAAAATTTTACGTCGATTCTCTCGTGCATGACAAAGAAATGCTCCACTACTTAATCCGGCTTATGGGAGCTAGCCGGATTGCACTGGGTAGCGACTATCCATTCCCTCTGGGAGAGTCAAAACCGGGAGGGCTTATTGAATCCATTCCTGAACTTTCTGATGAAGATAAAAAGTGGATGCTCGGAAAATCAGCACTGGAATGGCTCGGGATGACTGAAACACAGTTTCTTTCTTGA
- a CDS encoding 3-hydroxyanthranilate 3,4-dioxygenase, whose product MAPMIQPINFKQWIEDNRKLLKPPVGNKCIYEDAEFIIMVVGGPNARKDYHFEEGEEFFYQIEGDITLKVIDNGEPKDIPIREGEIFLLPPRTPHSPQRPANTVGLVVERKRLEEEMDAFMWFCESCDTKLYEEFFPLTNIVDDLPPILNRYWENEEHRTCDACGAVMERPN is encoded by the coding sequence ATGGCCCCAATGATCCAACCCATCAATTTTAAACAGTGGATTGAGGACAATCGCAAATTGCTTAAACCGCCCGTTGGTAACAAGTGCATTTATGAAGACGCCGAATTCATCATAATGGTCGTAGGGGGACCTAACGCTAGAAAAGACTATCATTTTGAGGAAGGTGAGGAATTCTTCTATCAGATTGAAGGCGATATCACACTTAAAGTGATCGACAACGGTGAACCAAAGGATATTCCGATCCGGGAAGGTGAAATCTTTCTACTGCCTCCAAGAACGCCCCACTCCCCGCAGCGACCAGCCAATACAGTTGGTCTTGTGGTAGAACGCAAAAGACTGGAAGAAGAGATGGATGCTTTCATGTGGTTTTGTGAATCTTGCGATACGAAACTGTATGAAGAGTTTTTTCCACTTACAAACATTGTGGACGACCTGCCGCCTATTCTCAACCGTTATTGGGAGAATGAAGAACATCGCACATGCGATGCGTGCGGTGCAGTGATGGAGAGACCTAACTAA
- a CDS encoding RidA family protein has product MSPGKSFNSSRAPEPVGPYPHAKRIENLLFLSGVGPRKKGDKNIPGVTLSETGEMLDYDIEVQCKAVFDNVRFILEDAGSSWSNLMDVTVFLTNMNEDFATFNRIYRDYFSDVQPCRTTVEVTALPTPIAIELKCIATIG; this is encoded by the coding sequence ATGAGTCCGGGCAAATCATTTAATTCTTCCAGAGCGCCTGAGCCAGTTGGTCCCTATCCTCACGCAAAGCGTATCGAGAATCTGCTCTTTCTTTCCGGTGTGGGTCCTCGGAAAAAAGGTGATAAAAATATCCCGGGTGTGACCTTGTCTGAAACCGGAGAAATGCTGGACTACGACATTGAAGTCCAGTGCAAAGCTGTATTCGACAATGTGAGATTCATTTTGGAAGATGCGGGTTCATCTTGGAGTAATCTGATGGATGTCACAGTTTTTCTCACCAATATGAATGAAGATTTCGCTACATTCAACCGAATCTACAGAGATTATTTTTCAGATGTACAGCCTTGCCGGACAACTGTTGAGGTGACAGCATTGCCGACGCCCATCGCAATTGAACTGAAGTGCATAGCAACCATCGGATAA
- a CDS encoding aldehyde dehydrogenase, translated as MNKIKNYINGKLTEPASKEYFDSFEPGTGKAYAEVPDSENEDLEAAIEAAQGAFKEWARTPASERARLLNAIADEIDNQIETMAKAESVDNGKPISLARAVDIPRASFNFRFFASAITSFSSESHAMEDSAINYTLCQPIGIVGCISPWNLPLYLFTWKIAPALAVGNCVIGKPSEITPMSAYLLSEICMDVGLPAGVLNIVHGYGNKVGAAMSVHPEIPVISFTGGTSTGRRIAEAAAPHFKKLSLEMGGKNPNIIFADCDYETSLSTAVQSSFANQGQICLCGSRIIIESSIYDRFCDDLVDKTKSLVQGDPLEESTQQGAVVSEEHMAKIMKHIEMAKDDGGTVLTGGERNIVNGRCKEGWFIKPTVIEGLGTNCKINQEEVFGPVVTLLPFDSEEEALEIANSTDYGLTASIWTSDLSRAHRLAGQIEAGIVWINCWMLRDLRTPFGGVKNSGLGREGGWEALRFFTELKNVCVKI; from the coding sequence ATGAACAAAATAAAGAATTATATTAACGGTAAATTAACTGAACCAGCTTCCAAGGAATATTTCGACTCTTTCGAGCCTGGAACAGGGAAAGCTTACGCTGAGGTTCCCGATTCTGAAAATGAGGATCTTGAAGCGGCCATAGAAGCAGCACAGGGCGCTTTCAAGGAATGGGCTAGAACACCAGCTTCTGAAAGAGCTAGACTTCTCAATGCTATTGCAGATGAGATTGACAACCAAATAGAAACAATGGCCAAAGCTGAATCTGTGGATAATGGAAAGCCTATCTCACTGGCCAGAGCCGTTGATATTCCGAGAGCTTCTTTCAATTTCCGTTTTTTCGCTTCTGCCATTACCAGCTTTTCCAGCGAATCCCACGCTATGGAGGATTCGGCCATCAACTACACACTCTGTCAACCTATCGGGATCGTAGGCTGTATCTCACCATGGAATCTCCCCCTCTACCTTTTCACATGGAAGATTGCTCCTGCCCTGGCTGTGGGCAATTGTGTCATCGGCAAACCATCAGAGATCACACCTATGTCGGCTTACCTTTTGTCTGAGATTTGTATGGATGTGGGACTCCCAGCAGGTGTCCTGAATATCGTTCATGGTTACGGGAATAAAGTCGGTGCGGCCATGTCTGTTCACCCCGAAATTCCCGTTATCTCTTTCACGGGTGGTACATCCACCGGCAGACGTATCGCTGAGGCGGCGGCGCCTCATTTCAAGAAACTTTCGCTCGAAATGGGCGGAAAAAATCCAAATATCATCTTCGCTGATTGTGATTATGAAACGTCTTTGTCAACTGCTGTTCAGTCATCATTCGCCAATCAGGGACAGATATGCCTTTGTGGATCACGAATCATCATAGAAAGTTCAATCTATGACCGATTCTGTGATGATCTTGTTGACAAAACCAAATCACTTGTACAGGGCGATCCCCTTGAGGAATCCACTCAGCAAGGCGCTGTGGTATCTGAAGAACATATGGCAAAGATCATGAAGCATATTGAAATGGCTAAGGATGACGGAGGTACAGTACTCACAGGCGGCGAAAGAAATATTGTGAACGGCCGCTGCAAGGAAGGCTGGTTCATCAAACCCACTGTTATAGAGGGGCTCGGAACTAATTGTAAGATAAATCAAGAAGAGGTGTTCGGGCCTGTGGTGACACTCCTGCCGTTCGATTCCGAGGAGGAGGCGCTTGAAATTGCCAACAGCACAGATTACGGACTTACAGCTTCAATTTGGACATCCGATCTGAGTCGGGCACATCGCCTAGCGGGACAAATCGAGGCAGGTATTGTCTGGATCAACTGCTGGATGCTGCGCGATCTCAGAACACCTTTTGGTGGTGTGAAGAATTCCGGCCTCGGCCGTGAAGGAGGCTGGGAAGCGCTGAGATTTTTCACTGAGCTGAAAAATGTTTGTGTAAAGATATGA
- the nadC gene encoding carboxylating nicotinate-nucleotide diphosphorylase: MLTLDGEWIRSQVLRFFSEDAPHGDLTTESFVPPEDVASADIIAGETSVFAGTEVLRHCFFDLKEVNLLVEDGDSVEVGTILATLHGSARDILTRERVVLNLLQRLCGIATNVKRYIDIPVPEGFIILDTRKTTPGLRKLEKYAVAVGGAYNHRMDLSSAILIKDNHIVAAGGLKNAEAFARSTHPDVPVELEIDSIDQIKDAQEIELDGFLLDNMNPKEVESCVNLIRSLPSGESIFIEASGGINLETFPEFVWTGIDAVSIGALTTSARNIDLRLDLK, translated from the coding sequence ATGCTCACTCTTGATGGCGAGTGGATCCGTTCGCAGGTTCTACGTTTTTTCAGTGAAGACGCCCCCCATGGCGACCTCACCACCGAATCTTTCGTCCCGCCGGAAGATGTTGCCTCCGCTGACATTATAGCTGGAGAAACATCCGTTTTTGCCGGCACTGAAGTGTTGAGGCACTGTTTCTTTGATCTGAAGGAAGTTAATCTTTTGGTAGAGGATGGAGATTCCGTTGAGGTGGGAACGATTCTTGCTACCCTCCACGGTTCGGCCCGGGATATTTTAACCCGGGAGCGGGTGGTTCTTAACCTCCTTCAGCGATTGTGTGGGATTGCTACCAATGTGAAACGGTATATTGACATCCCGGTGCCCGAGGGATTTATAATTCTTGATACACGGAAAACGACACCTGGACTGAGAAAGCTGGAAAAATATGCCGTGGCCGTAGGTGGAGCCTACAACCACCGTATGGACCTCTCTTCCGCAATCCTTATCAAAGACAATCACATTGTCGCTGCTGGAGGGCTGAAAAATGCCGAGGCATTTGCCCGAAGCACCCATCCCGATGTACCAGTAGAACTGGAAATCGATTCTATAGATCAGATAAAGGACGCGCAGGAGATTGAACTTGATGGGTTTCTCCTTGATAACATGAATCCAAAAGAAGTTGAATCATGTGTCAATCTCATTAGATCTTTACCCAGCGGAGAATCCATTTTTATTGAAGCATCCGGCGGAATTAATCTCGAAACTTTTCCGGAATTTGTCTGGACAGGAATCGATGCTGTATCTATAGGTGCTCTCACCACCTCTGCACGGAATATAGACCTGAGACTAGACTTAAAGTGA
- a CDS encoding SDR family oxidoreductase produces MNTDLSERKAIVCGSTQGMGRAAAEELAILGATVTLVARNEDSLKTVRDALRGGDHQAVCVDFGETDILEKRVNSHVERDGPFHILVNNTGGPPPGEIADAESEEFLDAFSKHLLCNQIMTKAVLPGMKAEGYGRIINIISTSVKQPIVNLGVSNTTRGAVASWAKTLSREVASFGITVNNILPGTTNTARLHSLFAELASKRGVKSKDIEEEWLSEIPAGRIAEPKEIAFVIAFLASPAASYINGINLPVDGGRLMCL; encoded by the coding sequence ATGAACACTGATCTGTCAGAACGGAAAGCAATTGTATGCGGAAGTACTCAGGGAATGGGCCGTGCTGCAGCTGAGGAATTGGCCATTCTCGGTGCCACTGTAACCCTTGTGGCTCGAAACGAAGATTCTCTGAAAACAGTACGTGATGCATTAAGAGGCGGTGATCATCAGGCTGTCTGTGTAGATTTTGGTGAAACGGATATTTTGGAGAAGCGAGTCAACTCCCATGTTGAACGAGACGGACCGTTTCACATTTTAGTGAACAATACAGGTGGTCCCCCACCGGGCGAGATCGCCGACGCCGAAAGCGAAGAATTTCTGGATGCTTTTTCTAAGCATCTGCTTTGTAACCAAATAATGACCAAGGCAGTGCTTCCTGGTATGAAGGCTGAAGGATACGGCAGGATCATAAATATCATTTCCACTTCTGTAAAACAGCCTATAGTAAATCTGGGCGTTTCCAACACCACTCGTGGCGCCGTGGCCAGCTGGGCAAAAACACTCTCAAGAGAGGTGGCGTCATTTGGGATTACCGTAAATAATATTCTCCCCGGCACAACAAATACGGCGAGGCTACACTCACTCTTCGCCGAGTTGGCATCGAAACGGGGTGTGAAATCAAAAGATATCGAAGAAGAGTGGCTGAGCGAAATTCCCGCAGGTCGGATTGCTGAACCGAAAGAAATTGCCTTTGTCATCGCATTCCTCGCTTCACCGGCTGCATCATACATCAACGGAATCAACCTTCCTGTTGATGGAGGGCGGTTAATGTGCCTTTAG
- a CDS encoding tryptophan 2,3-dioxygenase, giving the protein MTDHANELSYASYLELGRLLTSQNPVTADSESPAHDEMLFIIVHQVYELWFKEIINELDSVRSLFMEDYIDESHIGKATARLERITKIQSILIEQVGVLETMTPLDFLDFRDKLHPSSGFQSVQFRLIENKLGLEQSQRLAFTKDGYYSGASEKDSGAIRESEEEDSLFQLLDQWLARTPFLKFEGFDFWKEYRLAVKKMLGNELEKIKNNTTLTDEMQNEEIVNLKTTNKHFEAIFSKEKHTELMEAGQLRLSHKALHGSLMIFLHRDEPIFHLPFRLLTALIDIDELLTSWRYRHILMVQRMIGRKIGTGGSSGYRYLREAAEKYKVFGDLANLSSFLIPRSELPELPEEFKRHLGFFYTAESKK; this is encoded by the coding sequence ATGACAGACCACGCTAACGAACTTTCTTACGCCTCGTACTTGGAACTGGGCCGGCTTCTTACCAGTCAAAACCCAGTCACCGCCGATTCTGAATCGCCGGCGCACGATGAAATGCTCTTCATTATTGTCCATCAGGTTTATGAACTTTGGTTTAAAGAGATCATCAATGAACTTGACTCCGTCCGCTCCCTTTTTATGGAAGACTACATTGATGAGTCTCATATAGGAAAAGCCACTGCCAGGCTGGAGCGTATTACAAAAATTCAGAGCATACTCATTGAACAGGTGGGCGTCCTCGAAACAATGACACCTCTCGACTTCCTTGATTTTAGGGATAAGCTTCACCCTTCCTCCGGGTTCCAGAGTGTGCAGTTCAGACTCATTGAAAATAAGTTGGGACTGGAACAGAGTCAGCGACTCGCTTTCACCAAAGATGGTTACTACAGTGGGGCCTCTGAGAAAGACAGTGGCGCCATCAGGGAATCTGAAGAGGAAGATTCACTCTTCCAGCTTTTGGATCAGTGGTTGGCCCGGACACCCTTCCTCAAGTTCGAAGGGTTTGATTTTTGGAAAGAGTATCGATTAGCAGTAAAAAAGATGCTGGGTAACGAACTTGAAAAGATAAAGAATAATACTACACTCACGGATGAGATGCAAAATGAAGAGATCGTGAATCTCAAAACAACGAACAAACACTTTGAGGCAATTTTCAGTAAAGAAAAACACACAGAGTTGATGGAAGCAGGCCAGTTGAGACTGTCACACAAAGCACTTCATGGTAGCCTTATGATCTTTTTGCACCGAGATGAGCCCATCTTTCACCTTCCTTTTAGGCTGCTGACCGCTCTCATCGATATAGATGAACTGCTCACTTCATGGCGTTACCGCCATATACTTATGGTACAGCGGATGATTGGCCGAAAGATTGGTACCGGAGGCTCTTCGGGGTACCGCTATCTTAGAGAAGCAGCTGAAAAATACAAGGTCTTCGGCGACTTGGCAAACCTCTCATCCTTTCTCATTCCAAGATCCGAGCTGCCTGAGCTTCCGGAAGAATTCAAGCGTCATCTAGGATTTTTCTATACGGCCGAATCAAAAAAATAA